In Acidimicrobiales bacterium, the sequence CGAGCGGCGTTGCTGATCCGTTCCAGCCACCACGCCGGGGCATTGTCCGTGATGTGCGGGATGTTCGAGTAGTCGTGCCAACGGCAGATCCGCCCGTCGCGGAGGGCGGTGACCGACACGAAGGAGTGGTCGATGACCTCCCCGGTGTGGAAGGTCCAGCGCTCGGTGTGCTCGGTCATCACCAGGTCACCCTCACCGATCATGTGCGCCCCGGGTAGGTGGGTGTAGCCGTCCAGGGGCTCGAGGCCGATCTTCAGCCGGGCGATCACGCCTTCGGGTCCGGTCCCTCCCGGACCGGGCGTACCGACGTCGGTGTAGTGGGCGTCCTCGGCGAGCAGAGACTTCATGGCCTCCCAGTCCCGGGCCGCCAGGGCGTCCCAGAACTGCTGCACCACTTTCTTGTTGGCGGAGGTGTCGGAGGTGTCGGAGCCCACTGGCCCATTCAACACCCGGTCGGTGAGCCCCGCCCGGTATCGGTCCGGTGGACGGGGGCGGGGCGTGCGCCTGGAGGGGCGCTTCGGGCACGCTGTCCAGAATGAGACGGTTGGGAACGACGCCGAGGCAGACCGCTCCGGTCACGACCACGCCGTTCAGGGTCGGAGAAGCGAACTTCGCGTGCGCGTACGCCGTCGACATCGCCGCTGACGACGATCGGACCTCGGAGGAGTGGGCGCGGGAGGCGTGGGAGGGAGCACCGGCACCGATGCGCTGGTTCATGGTGCTGGGCTGGCGCTTCGTGCTCGGACTGCGTCTGGGCCCGCGTGGGTCGATGGACCACATTCTCGGATGGCGGATCGTCGCGAGCCGCCCGGACGCAACGGCATGCGAGCTCCGGTCCCGGTTCCTCCAGGCCTACAACACGTTCGTGAAGGACAGCGGTCGACTCGTGTGGTCGACGCTCGTCTTCTACGAGCGGCTCAGCGCTCGGCTCATCTGGCCACCGGTGTCGCTCTTGCACCGGCCCCTTGTCCGCATGGCCTTGCGGCGGGCGCGGGCGGCCCCGCCTCACCTGCCAGACGGCCGTTGACCACCGGAGGAGTTCTTCACGCCGGGTACGCCTCGATGTCCGTCGCTTTCACCGACACCCACACGCGACCGTGGTCGGCGAGGGCCAGCTCGGCCACCGCGCCGGCGGTGACCTCGGCAACGAGCGGGACCTCGCCGGTTATCCGTACTCGGGCCCGGTCCCCCGCCGGGTACAGCTCGGCCACGGCCCCGGCCCACACGTTCCGGGCGCTGCCCTCGGGGGGTCGGCGGTGGAGGGTGACCGCATTGGGCCGGAACGCCACGAACGAGGAGCCCTCGAGGGGGGCCGCCGTGGTCAGGAGGGCGCCGCTGTCGAGCCGGACGGTGGTCCCCGAGGCCCGGCCCTGGAAGAGGTTGAGCCCGACCATGGTCGCCACCCACGCCGAGCGAGGCCGGGCGGTCACGTCGACCAGCGGCCCCTCCTGGCTCACCCGACCGTCCTCGATCACGACGAGCCGCTCGGCCAGTGCGGCGGCCTCGATCGGATCGTGGGTGACGACCATGCGAGATCCGGGGTAGCGGGCCAGCTCGTGACGGAGGAGCTGGCGGAGCTCGGCCCGGGCGGAGGCGTCCACCGCGGCCAGCGGTTCGTCCAGCAGGAGGACCGTGGGTTCGCCCACCAGCGCCCGGGCCAGCGCCACGCGCTGGGCCTGGCCCCCGGACAGCTGGCGGGGGCGGAGGCGGGCGACCTGGGGGATGCCGACCCGCTCGAGCCAGGTCGACGCCCGCGTACGGGCTTCGGCTCGAGGGACGCCTCGCGCCCGCAGGCCGAAGGCCACGTTCTCCAGGGCCGAGAGGTTGTCGAACAGGCGCGGCTCCTGGAACACGACGCCGAGGCGGCGCTGCTCGGGCGGCATCCTCACCTGCCGGGAGGGGTCCTCGACCACCGTGCCGTCGACCGCCACGGCACCGGCGTCGAGGGGAACCAGGCCCGCCAGGGCGCGCAGGAGGGTGGTCTTGCCCGCGCCGTTGGGCCCGACGATGGCCACGGCCGCGCTGTTGTCCACGTCGAGGTCGACGCACAGCCGAAGAGTGCCGAGGGTCAGGTCGACCCGGGCGCACAGGCTCACGGGTTGCCGAGCCAGCGGTCCCGGAGCCCGACCAAGACTCCGAGCGACACGGCCAGAAGCACCAGGGACAGGGCCAGGGCGGTGGCTTCGTGACCAGATTCGATGTCCAGATAGATGAGCAAGGGAGTCGTCTGGGTGGACCCGGGGAGGTTGCCCGCAAAGGTGATCGTGGCCCCGAACTCTCCGAGGGCCCGCGCCCAGGTGAGAGCCGCTCCCGCGGCCAGGGCCGGGGCCACGGCCGGCAGGGTGACCCGTCGGAACCGGTAGGCGGGGCCCGCCCCCAGCGTGGCGGCGGCCTCTTCGCCCCGTCGGTCCATCGACCGGAAGGCCGCCTCGGCCGTGACGATCAGGAAGGGCATCGACACGAACGCCTCGGCCAGGATGGCGCCCGAGGTGTTGAACACGAACCGCCACCCGGTCAGGTTGTAGATGAGCTGGCCCGCCAGCCCCCGCCGGCCGAACGCATAGAGCAGGGCGATGCCCCCGACCACGGGGGGAAGAACCATCGGCAGCGTCACCAGCCCCCGTAGGACCGACCGCCCCGGGAACCGGCGGCGGGCCAGGATCCAGGCGAGGGGCAGCCCCAGCACCAGGGCGATGGCCAGGGCCCCCAGAGAGGTCTCGAGCGACAGCCGCAGGGCCACGTAGGCGTCGTGCGCCGACAGGTCCGACAGGAGCGTCGACCAGGAGACCCGTTCCAGCAGCCCCACCAGGGGCAGGACGATCATGACCACGGCCCCGGCGGCGAGTACCGCGGGGGCCGCAGCCTGGATCAGCGCGCTCCGGCTACTGCGGGGGGAGGAAACCGCCGGCCTCCAGGGCCTTCTGCACGTCGCCGGAGACGGCCGAGTCCACGAACGCCTGGGCGGCGGCGTGGTTCTCGGTGGCCTTCAACACGGCAATGGGATAGGTGATGTCCGGCTGCAGCGAGTCCGGGACGGTCACGCCTTCGACCGACGATCCCGCCGCGGTCACGTCGGTCACGTACACCACCGTCGCGTCGGCCTCTCCCGAGGTCACCTTGGCCAGCGCCGACTTGACGTCGGTCTCGAGCGACTTCGGATCGACGGTGATGCGCTGCGACGCCAGCACGGAGCGGGTGTAGTCCCCCGCCGGGACCCCGACCGCCTCGAGCACCACCGTGACGCCGGACCGGGCCAGATCGGTCAGGCCGGTGATGTGCCTCGGGTTGCCGGGGGCTACAGCAATCTCGAGCTTGTTCCGGGCGAAGGTCACCGGCGTTTCCACCAGACCGGCCGAGACCAGCTTGTCCATGTTCTTGGTGTCGGCCGAGGCGAAGACGTCGGCAGGGGCGCCCTGTTGGATCTGAGTCACCAGGGCGTTGGAGCCGGCGAAGTTGTAGGTCAGATCCAGACCGGAGTTGGCGCCGGTGAGGGTGGTCTTGGCCGAGTTGAAGGCCCCGGTGAGCGAAGCGGCGGCAAAGACGGCCAGGCTGCCGGTGATCGGTGCCGGCGTTGTCGTGGTCGACCCGGCCGCGGTGGACGTCGTCGTGGCCGCCACGCTCGAGGAGCGGCTGGACCCGCAGGCTGCCAGTGACAGCGAACAGACGGCCAGGGCGGCGGCCCCGACGGTCCTCGAGCGTGAGCCCATGGACGCGGCTCTCCTTCTCTCAGACGTCGGGGATCTCCACCACGACGTTCGTCGACTTCACCGAGGCGACCGCCATGACCCCGGGGGCCAGGCCCAGCTCGTCGGCCGCCTCCCTGCTCATCAGCGACACCACCCGGAACGGGCCGGCCTGGATCTCGACCTGGGCCATGACCTTGTCCTTGGTCACCTTGGTGACCAGGCCCGGGAAGTGGTTCCGGGCCGATTCCGCCACCGGGGGCGCACTGGCCCCTCCCGCCCGCTGGGCCGAGAACCGCGCCAGGGCCACCCCGTCGAGGCGACGCCGGCCGCCGGCGGAACGGGTGGCGGGGAGCTGTCCACCGTCGACCCAGCGCCGCACGGTGTCGGGGCTGACTCCCAGCAGCTCCGCCGCCTGGCCGATGGTGAAGGAGGGCACTGCTGCAATGTTAACTCGCGAATACGGTCTGATAGCCGGTCTGCGCCTGTGAATACAACCTATCGATGCCTGATCCACAGCTTTTGCCAGTCAGCGACCCGGGGCCGAGATCGGCCGGCGGGACCCTGTCCGGGACGTCCAAGCCGTCGAACCCACGCCGCGCCGGCGGCTCCGGCCCCGGAGTCCGCAACATCTGATGCTCCGTGTCCGCCACCGCCGCCTGTTCGTACCCTCTGGGGATGTCAGGGACGGCTCTGGGAGCGGTCGAGCGGGTCGCCTGCTATCCGGTGAAGTCGCTGCGGGGCCGGTGGTCGGGCCATGTCCGGATAACGGACCTCGGCGTCGAGCATGACCGCTCGTACGCCGTCTACGGGCAGGACGGGAAGATCGCCAGCGGCAAGACCACCCGCCGGTTCCGCCGGATGCCACACCTGCTGGACCTGCAGGCATGGGCAGAGGAAGGCGCCGTCTATGTGGGCCTGCTCAACGCGTGGACCTTTCCGGCCACCGATCCGGCCGCCTGGAAGGCCGTGAGCGAGGTGGTCGGTGAGCCGATCGAGATCCGGCGGGAGGCCGGAGTGGCCCACAAGGACGTTGCTCCGCTCCACCTGATGACAACGGCTTCGCTGCGCTGGGCTGCCGCCCTGCGACCCGGCTTCGACGATGCCGCGGCGCGCTTCCGGCCCAACGTCGTGATCGGGGTGGAGGGCACCGACCGAACGGAGGACGACTGGGTGGGCAGGAGGCTGCAGGTCGGCGCCTGCGTGTTCCGGGTCACCCAACGCGTAGAGCGCTGCGTCATGCCGACCCTGGCCCAGGACGGGCTCCCGTTCCTCCCGGGACTGCTGGCGGCGCTGACCACGGAGTCCGACGCTTGTCTCGGTGTTTACGCCGAGGTCGAGGTTCCGGGTGACATCTCGCTCGGCGACCGGGTCGCCTTCGCTTAGCCCCTGGGGTCAGACGATCATCGCCCCGCGAGGGCGGCGGCGAGCGACGCCACCCCCTGTCACGATTGGGGATGGTCGATCGGGACCTCCCAGCGTCGATCCCCGGGGTGGGACGGCAGCGGTGGAACCACAACATCCACTACGGGCTCCAGCTCCTGGACCTCGTCCCCGCCGGGGCCACGGACGCCCTCGAGGTGGGTTGCGGCGAAGGGTGGCTGGTGGGGGAGCTCACCGGGCGGGTGAGCAACGTCGTCGGCCTCGATCCCGATGAGGAGAGCATCTCAGCGGCGCGGAGCCACCACGCCGTCGGAGGCGTCGGGTACGTGCAGGCCGACCTTCTCAACCATCCGTTCAGGCCCGCCTCCTTCGACTTCATCTCCTGCGTCTCCGGCCTTCACCACATGGACGAGGAAGTGGGGCTGGTCCGCATGATCGACCTGTTGCGCCCCGGAGGCACCGTGGCCATCGTCGGCTTGGCGCGAGCCCGGCTGCCCTACGATCTTCCCTGGGAGCTGGCCGGCGCCGTGGCCACCCGGGCGCGTCGCGAAGTGGACGACCCCCGCATCGTCAACGTAGAGGCTGACGTGTTCGACTGGGTTCCCGAGCACAGGCACGACCTCGTGTTCTTCGGGATGTGGCTCTCGCATGTCCCGCCGCCGGCGTTCGAGCGCTTCTGGGAGAAGGTGAAAAGCTGTCTGGCGCCCGGCGGGCGGGTAGTCTTCGTGGACGAGGACCACCGGGCGAGCGGAGTTGTCGATGACCCTCGGCTGGTGGAAGGAGTTCCAGTCGTCCGGCGGGTGCTGGCCGACGGGCGGGAGTACGACGTCGTGAAGGTCTTCTGGAACGTCGAGGAGCTCGAGGACCGGCTCGGTCGGCTGGGCTGGGACATCCGGGTCGCCAGACTCGGCGACATGCTCCTGTACGGCGATTCCGGGGGATGATCAGCATGCCCACCACGGTCGAGGTCCGCGAGGCGCCACCTCGGGAACGAAGCTTCGCCGCGCGTTCACGGCGTCGTTCTGGGACGGTCGGTGGACACCACGGACGACGACTACTCCTAGACGTCTCTGCTGTTGCCTACTTGCTGCTCGCGAAATGACTCACGCATTCACCCTGGTTCTTGTACACGGAGCCGGTTTGCCAGCCGCCGTTCTTGCAGCCGTCCTTGGAAGACACGTGCTGATCGCCATACTGGAGATCGGTGAACGTGGCGGTCGTGCCGAAGTTCCCGCGCAACCGCAGGTATACGTCGTTGAAGTTCATATGCTCGCCGTGGTCCTTGAACTCGGTCGAGGAGTACCAGATGCCGTCAACGTTGTAGTCGATCGTGCCATCAGGCCGCTCGCCCACGTAGATGGTGTGGGCGGTACCGGCCGTCCGGCTACCGGGGACGGCGAATACCGGGGGATCGGCAACTGCATTGGCGTTGTCCCTTGCCCAACCGATGCTGTCCGCGCTGAACAGAGACCCCGCCTGCAGGCGGGGGTTGCCCGTGGTCACCTCGTCGTCGACAAGGAAGTCGACCCCACGCGAAGCTCCGTTGTCGAGGTAGGACACCTGGATCCAGGGTGTTCCGTACTGGTTCACGAATGAGTCGGTGCCCACCAAAGGCACTAGCCGGTTCACGTGCAGCGTCGCATCAGCTGTGCCGCTGTCACGCGTGATGGTCACCTGGCTGCCGTCCGGTGCGGCGGTGGCGCTGGCGTTGGAGGACACGTCCCACGTCTGCCCCTTCCAGCTCACGGTGCCGCCACTCGCGAAAGCAGCTGAGCTACCCATGCCGACCAACCCACCAATTGCAGCTGTAATGATGCCCATCCTGCGCGCCTTCGTTGTAAGGCCGCGTTTCCGATCCGCCAGCGTCGCGTTCATCGAAGCTCCCTTCGGAACTATCCTGGACGCCGGTTTCGCCTCTTGCTCACCGACCGCACTTAGTGCTGTGTGAACCAAAGCGGGTTATGTGCCGCAATTCCGGGCTGCCGGGACAAGCAAAGACGTCCCGACCGCCAATTGCGGGCGCCGCGAAGAACATTGCGCCCGAGGTGGCTCCGCCCCGGATCTGCACTCTCGCCCCGGCCGCGCGGTATCGCTCATCCCAGTGATTTCCGGTGGGACCGACCCACCGCCGACCCGACCAGCATCGGCACTTCGGCGCTCCTGCGATCAGCACCTGTACCGTCTGTTGACGCGCACTGCGACAATATTCCGGCACACGGTCCGGCCTGCTCATGCCGAGGTGGGAGGAGATCTCAGCATCAGTGAGCCGAATGGGTGCTGGCAGTGGCCCGCTCTTCGTCGAGGGCCTGCTTGACCTCGGGTAGTGCCTGGCTCATGCAGCAGGGACAGGCGTCGTACCACTGGCGGAGGCCTTCGGTGATCTCCGGGTGCTGGTGCTCGTGGGCCATGAGTTGCTCCTTTGCTCGAGTGGCGGTGGCGGCCAGGTCGGCCAAGCTGGCATCCTCGTCGGCAAGGGCAGCCAGTGATACGGGGGTGCCCCTACTGACGAGGGCGCGGATGTGTCGTTCGAGGCCGGGGATGCCGACCGTCATGCCGGCGGCGACCCTGCCGCCGTCGATCCAGAAGGCGGCGAAATGGCGGCTCTCGGGTGCGCCTCGGAACACGACGGTGTCGCACCCGGGTGCGTGTCCGGTGTATTCGACCATGACGTCGTACTGCTTGGAGGTGAAGGTCGGGATCCAGTCGTAGGCAGCGGGGTGCCCGAGCATGTTGGCGGCGGCCACCGGTGGTTGGGTGAGGGCGGACCACCAGTGTTCGGACCGGACCCGGGTGCCGAACACGGGGTGCTCGACGCTGGCCACGTCACCCGCGGCGTACACGCCGGGCGCGCTGGTGGCCAGGCCGGCGTCGGTCAGGACGCCGCCGGCTACCTTCAGCCCGGCCGCCTGGGCCAGCTCAACGGCCGGCTCGACCCCGAGGCCGGCCACGACCAGGTCCGCGTCGAGGATGGTGCCGTTGGACAGCTCGACGCCTTCCACGGCCGAGCGGCCGCGCACCGCCGTGACGGTGACGCCGGGGTGCAGGGCCACGCCGTGTTCGGCGTGGAGGTCGGCGAAGACCGCGCCTATGTCGGCGCCGAGGGAACGGGCGAAGGGCACGCCGGAGCGAAAGACCAGGGCGATCTCCAGGCCGAGGCGTCGCAGGGATGCAGCCACCTCGGTGCCGATCCAGCCGGCGCCGACCACGATGGCCCGCCGCCCCGGCATTGCCGCGGCCCGGATGGCATCGGCGTCTGCAACCGTGCGGAGGTGGTAGACGCCCTCGAGGCCGGAGCCGGGGACCGTGAGGCGTCGCGGGTGGGCACCGGTGGCCAGCAGCAGCTGGTCATAGGTGATGGTGCCACCCGGTTCGAGCCTCACGCGCCGGGCAGCGGGGTCGAGGGCGACGGCCCGGGTGGAGGTCAGCAACTCGACGCCGTGGCCGGCGTACCAGCGCTCGGCGTGCACGGCGGTGTCGTCGAAGCCGGAACGCCCCCGTAGGTAGGACTTGGACAGAGCAGGCCGCTCGTAAGGACGAAGCGGCTCGCCGGTGACCAGCGTGATGCGCTCTTCGTAACCCCATCCTCGGAGCGACTCGGCCGCCTTGGCGCCGGCCAGTCCGCCGCCGATGATGACGATCGGTGCCCCGGTCATCGGCTGACGTCGGGACGGACCTCGCTGGCCGAAAGGGTTCCGGGCAACACGGTCCCATCGGAGCAACGCGCCACCCGGTAGCGGCGCCCGTGCTGCCCCGGTTGGGCCGCCACCACGCGGAAGCCGTGCCCCCACCGGCCGTCGAAACGGTTGCGCACCTCGGCCGGGCCGATGAGCGGATCGTCCTCGCCTATCGAGCGGTCCACCAGGGTCAACGTCCCCCCCATCGTCAGGCCACCGCCGAGGTAGGGGTCCGCCCGATCCGAACCTTCCAGACCTTGGGTCCGGCTTCGAGGTAGTCCCAGCTGAACTCATCGGGGTGCTCGGCGGCGAACTGGTAGCGCAGCGGCTTGGGGTCGTGGTCATTGACCAGCACGAAGGCGGCGGCTGGGGCCAGGGCGGACCAGGTGGTGAAGATCAACTGGTGGCGCTGGGCGGGCGCCAGGCGGCGCACGTCGAGCGCGGGATCGTCGCCACCCACGACCTGCATCTCATGTTCCGGCCCGGGGTCGTGGGGTTGGAAGCGGGCCAGCCGGTGCAGCAGGGCAGTGAGGGCCACGGCCAGCCGGGGATGGTCGTGGCGGACCTGGGACCAGGTAGCGGCAGCTTGCCGGCACGCTTCGTCGCCGCCCCCGGCGCGAGCCAGGCCGACCAGCGCATCGGACAGTGCGACGGAGAGCACCGCTTCGGCTCCGTGGGGGGACCCGGGACCGGCCTTGGCGGCGGAGAAGGCCCGCGCCATGTCGCCGAGGACGTCCGCCAGTGACGTGGTGTCAGAGCGGAGCAGTGCGGGCAGGAGGACGTCGTTCTCGTCGGCCACATGCCGGGCGAACAGGTCGGAGAACTCGCATGCCAGGGTGGCGCATGCCTGGGGATCCTCGACCGAGGCCAGCGCCTCGGCTTTGGCTTCGAGCAGCCGGTGCTCCGCCACCATCGCATCGACCGTTTCCGTCAAGCCGGCAGCGACGGCCCGGTAGATGGTTCCCTCCTCAGCGGCGGCGTGGGGCAGCACCTCGCCGGCCAGGTAGGCGATCAGCTCGGCTCGCGGGTGATCGAAGGCCTCTCCGGCTGCCGCCGTTCCGGCCAGGGCCGCCGTCTTGGCGCGCACCCCCTCCAGCAGCTCCTCGTGGTGAGCCCGGATGGCCCGGCCGGCCTCCTCGTCTCTTTCCGCCATGGCATGCCTCCTGATTGGGTCAGAACCTTTTTTCTAGCACTTCATAGATTAACTCTGGGAAGTTCTCGTCGCAACCACCACAGCACCCCGGGCTGCTCTTCCCGGTCCGAGCCCCAGATTGGCCAGCGCCGTGGCCCCGGCGACGGCCAGCGCGGCTCCCCCGGCCGTCACCGGATCCGCCCAGCCGCCGGCCAGGCCGGTGACCACGCCCACAAAGCCGGCCGTGGCGGCCAGGTAGGTGAGCCGTCCGGCGCGTCGGTCCCACAGGTGGGTGAACAGGAGCGGCCTTCCGTCAGCACCGGTCTTGATCCCCCGCGCGCGCAGGATCCCCCAGCTGATGAACGGGACGACCTTGTGGGCGTGGCCGACGAGGGCGAGACCCAGCCAGGCGGCCAGGGCGGCCACCTCGGCACTGACCATCCGACTACGTACGGCCGTGCCGATCGGCGCCAGCCCGGCAACGGCGGCGAAGGCCGCCGCCGCCGCGAGGAACCCCATGGACGTGAGCACGAAGGCGTGGAGGAGCTCGAGGGGGCGGCGCCGGTGCCGCACCAATCCGCAGAAGGACGCCACGTGCGCCGCCATCCCAGCGGCCACGACCACCGCACCGGCCAGCACCGGCCCGCGCCATGCCCCCATGAGCCCTGTTACGAGGACCACCACGCCGGCAGGCAGGAGCCACACCGCCAGCGCCCCCGGGCTGCGCCCCGGGCGGTGGGCCAGGAGGAACATCGGCCAGAGCTTCTCGGCTACGGCCACATAGGTAAGGCCCAGCCAGGCGATGAGTCCGATGTGGGCATGGGCCAGCACCACATGTGGATCGAGTCCGAACCATTGCTCGCCCGCCTGACGGTCGAAGGCGTAGGTCACACCGAAGCCGGCCGTGGCCAGCAGCCCTGCCAGCGACAACCGCAGGCCGGTCACCGACGGGCCCCGGCCCGGCCCCCACAGCGGGCCGGTGAGGTTCCAAGCGGCCAGGGCGAAGCCGACGGTGAGGACGGCGCCGGCGACGGCCACCACGTGGTCGGCACCAGCGGCAAAGCCGGCCGGTAGGGCCCAGCAGCCCGCCACGATCAGCCCGAACGACAGGCGAGCGACAGCGACCGAGCGCAGGGCGCGCCGACCGACGACGGCGGCGAACTGGTGGAAGGCGCCGAGCACGCCGGTGCTGAGGAAGGCCAGCATCACGAGGTGTACCGCCGCGATCGGCGCGTCGTCCGTGGGGGCGGCCACCAGGTGCCGCCCGACCAGGGCCACGGCCACCCCGGCGCCGACCAGGCCGACCCCGCCCGCGGCCAGGAAGGACAGGGGGACGTCCGGAGGCGGCACACTCGCCGGCATGCCGGGCATCCCACCCCCGGTTGCCACGGAAGGCCTCCCCGGGATCGCCGAGGCCGCCACCGGCGCCGGCACTGGGCCCCGGCCAGCGACGACGCCCAACCGGGTTGGGCTGTCGACAGCTGGGCTCACCGAGGCACGATGCCCACCCTGCGCGCGGACGGGGTGAAGCCCAGGCAGGCGGCCGCCTCGGGTGAGAGCCGCTCGGGCGTCCATGGCGGGTCCCAAACCACCCGGACCTCGCTGGACACGCCGAGGGGCCCGACGGCAGCGGCTACCGCCTGGCCGGCCTCGGCCGGCAGCATGTCGGAGACCGGACAGCCCGGGGTGGTGAGGGTCATCTCCACCACCACCCGGCCATCCTCGTCCCGGACGTCGTAGACCAGGCCGAGGGACACCACGTCGAGGCCGAGCTCGGGGTCGTACACGCAGCTAAGGGCATCGAGCACCGCCTCGCGGGCCAGTTCGTCGACGCCGCTCATGCCGCCGGGCGGAAGGTGACCCGCCAATCCCCTCCGCCGATCTCCTCGGCCTCGTGCATGAAGCCTTGGGATCCGAGCACCCCCTCCAGCGGGACCGGCTCGAAGGGGGCCACGATGACGATGGGCTGGCCCGGCTCCAGGCCGGCCACCGCCTCCATGATCGCCTCGAACGGCTCCTGGCCGGCGGCCAGGATCGGGCGTACGTCCAGCACAACAGGCTCGATAGGCATACATCTAGTTTATCGACCCCGTGCTAGAAATTTGCCAGAGCCGAAGGTCCCGAACCACCCGGTCCGGCCCGAAGGTCGTCGGGTGCCCATCATGCGGTATGCCCAACCGGGTGCCCGCCCCGGGCGCCGCCTGACCGGACGACTCCTGGGGTAGGAAGCCGGGGTGAGCGAGCCCCGGCCTCGGGCCAGCGTGCACGGCTTTCCCCGCATCGGGGCCCGGCGCGAGCTCAAGTCGGCGGTCGAAGGTTTCTGGCGGGACGAGGTGGGGATCGAGGCGCTGCGGGCGACCGGGAGGCGCATCCGCCACGACACCTGGGCAGCCATGGCGGCGGCGGGCGTCGACCTCGTGCCCTGCAACGACTTCTCGTTCTACGACCACGTCCTGGACACCGCCGTACTTATGGGGGCGGTGCCAGCCCGCTACCGGGGCGTGACTGGTGACCTGGCGGCCTACTTCGCCATGGGCCGGGGCGGGCGCGGGCAGGCGGGAGAGCCCGACCTGGGCCCTATGGCGATGACCAAGTGGTTCGACACCAACTACCACTTCATCGTGCCCGAGCTGGGCCCGGACACCCACTTCGATCTGGGCGGGTCCAAGCCCTTCGACGAGCTGGCCGAAGTCCGCGGGGTGGCCGTCTCTGTGAAGCCGGTCCTACTGGGACCGGTGAGCTTCCTCCTGCTCGCGCGCCCGGAACCCGGGATGGATCGCTTCGACCCTTTGTCGCTCCTGGACGACCTGCTCGAGGTGTACGCGCAGGTGCTGGCCCGCCTGGCCGAAGGGGGCGCCGCCTGGGTGCAGCTGGACGAGCCGGCCTTCGCCGCCGACCGCTCCCCTGGTGAGCTGGCCGGCCTCCAGCGGGCCTGTTCCCGGCTGGGCGGCCTCTCCCACCGCCCACCGCTGGTGGTCTCCACCTACTTCGGCCATCCCGGGGACGCGCTCGGCGTCATCGCCGACAGCCCCGTCGAGGGAGTGGGCGTCGACCTGGTGGCCGGCCCCGAGGGACTGGCCCTGCTGGAGGCGGCCGGCCCGGCACTGGCCGACAAGGCGGTGTTCGCCGGCGTGGTCGACGGGCGCAACGTGTGGGCCAACGATCTCCGGCGGTCCCTGGAGCTGCTCCGCAGGGTGGCCGACCTGGCCGACGTGGTGGTGTCGACCTCGTGCTCCCTGCTCCACGTCCCGGTCAGCCTGGCCAACGAGGAACGGCTGGACGAGGGGCTGCGCGCTCGGCTGGCCTTCGCCACCGAGAAGCTGGGTGAGGTCGGCGTCCTGGCCCGCGCCCTCGAAGAGGGGCCGGACGTCTCCGCCGACGTGCCGTCGGGGCGACACCCGGCACGCGGGGGTTCTGCTCCGGCTTCGAGCGGAACGACCGGCACGGCACCGGACGGGGCCTGGGTCCGGCCCCCGGTGGAGCAGCGGCGGCAGGTCCAGCAGGACGCACTGGGCCTTCCCCTCCTACCGACCACCACGATCGGCTCGTTCCCCCAGACCGCCGAGCTGCGTGCAGCCCGAGCCGACCTGGCCTCGGGGCGAATTCGGCCGGCGGACTACCAGGCCCGGATGCGGGCCGAGATCGACGCGGTCATCGACCTGCAGGAACGGGTCGGCCTGGACGTTCTGGTCCACGGCGAGCCCGAGCGGAACGACATGGTCCAGTACTTCGCCGAGCAGCTCGGCGGCTTCGCCGTCACCGAGTCCGGCTGGGTC encodes:
- a CDS encoding FAD-dependent oxidoreductase; protein product: MTGAPIVIIGGGLAGAKAAESLRGWGYEERITLVTGEPLRPYERPALSKSYLRGRSGFDDTAVHAERWYAGHGVELLTSTRAVALDPAARRVRLEPGGTITYDQLLLATGAHPRRLTVPGSGLEGVYHLRTVADADAIRAAAMPGRRAIVVGAGWIGTEVAASLRRLGLEIALVFRSGVPFARSLGADIGAVFADLHAEHGVALHPGVTVTAVRGRSAVEGVELSNGTILDADLVVAGLGVEPAVELAQAAGLKVAGGVLTDAGLATSAPGVYAAGDVASVEHPVFGTRVRSEHWWSALTQPPVAAANMLGHPAAYDWIPTFTSKQYDVMVEYTGHAPGCDTVVFRGAPESRHFAAFWIDGGRVAAGMTVGIPGLERHIRALVSRGTPVSLAALADEDASLADLAATATRAKEQLMAHEHQHPEITEGLRQWYDACPCCMSQALPEVKQALDEERATASTHSAH
- a CDS encoding DUF2249 domain-containing protein; the protein is MAERDEEAGRAIRAHHEELLEGVRAKTAALAGTAAAGEAFDHPRAELIAYLAGEVLPHAAAEEGTIYRAVAAGLTETVDAMVAEHRLLEAKAEALASVEDPQACATLACEFSDLFARHVADENDVLLPALLRSDTTSLADVLGDMARAFSAAKAGPGSPHGAEAVLSVALSDALVGLARAGGGDEACRQAAATWSQVRHDHPRLAVALTALLHRLARFQPHDPGPEHEMQVVGGDDPALDVRRLAPAQRHQLIFTTWSALAPAAAFVLVNDHDPKPLRYQFAAEHPDEFSWDYLEAGPKVWKVRIGRTPTSAVA
- a CDS encoding metal-sulfur cluster assembly factor encodes the protein MSGVDELAREAVLDALSCVYDPELGLDVVSLGLVYDVRDEDGRVVVEMTLTTPGCPVSDMLPAEAGQAVAAAVGPLGVSSEVRVVWDPPWTPERLSPEAAACLGFTPSARRVGIVPR
- a CDS encoding DUF2249 domain-containing protein — protein: MLDVRPILAAGQEPFEAIMEAVAGLEPGQPIVIVAPFEPVPLEGVLGSQGFMHEAEEIGGGDWRVTFRPAA
- the metE gene encoding 5-methyltetrahydropteroyltriglutamate--homocysteine S-methyltransferase is translated as MSEPRPRASVHGFPRIGARRELKSAVEGFWRDEVGIEALRATGRRIRHDTWAAMAAAGVDLVPCNDFSFYDHVLDTAVLMGAVPARYRGVTGDLAAYFAMGRGGRGQAGEPDLGPMAMTKWFDTNYHFIVPELGPDTHFDLGGSKPFDELAEVRGVAVSVKPVLLGPVSFLLLARPEPGMDRFDPLSLLDDLLEVYAQVLARLAEGGAAWVQLDEPAFAADRSPGELAGLQRACSRLGGLSHRPPLVVSTYFGHPGDALGVIADSPVEGVGVDLVAGPEGLALLEAAGPALADKAVFAGVVDGRNVWANDLRRSLELLRRVADLADVVVSTSCSLLHVPVSLANEERLDEGLRARLAFATEKLGEVGVLARALEEGPDVSADVPSGRHPARGGSAPASSGTTGTAPDGAWVRPPVEQRRQVQQDALGLPLLPTTTIGSFPQTAELRAARADLASGRIRPADYQARMRAEIDAVIDLQERVGLDVLVHGEPERNDMVQYFAEQLGGFAVTESGWVQSYGTRCVRPPIIHADVWRQDPMTVEWWRLASSLTRRPVKAMLTGPVTMVLWSFPRADQPIGDTARLVALALRAELADLERAGAVIVQVDEPAFREGLPLRAADRPGYLAWAVDSFRTATGGARAATQVHTHMCYSDFAGILDAVAALDADVVSFEAARSSMELLVSLEGSGLASGIGPGIYDVHSPRVPSVEELVALLGPATEAVGAARLWVNPDCGLKTRTYAEVEPALVHMVEAARIVRARLAEHEG